A genomic region of Pristiophorus japonicus isolate sPriJap1 unplaced genomic scaffold, sPriJap1.hap1 HAP1_SCAFFOLD_1538, whole genome shotgun sequence contains the following coding sequences:
- the LOC139242914 gene encoding zinc finger protein 229-like, whose protein sequence is MEKPWECGDCEKGFSSPSDLEIHCHSHTDERPFTCSVCGQGFTQSSNLLKLQRVHTGEKRYTCSVCGQGFSRSSNLERHKCSHTGEKLCKYGDCGKRFNYPSQLETHRQVHTGERPFTCSDCWKGIIQSSDLLIHQRVHAGERPFTCSKCGKGFTWSSDLLIHQRVHTGERSFTCSKCGKRFATSSHLLIHQRVHTGERPFTCSKCGKRFATSSHLLIHQRVHTGERPFTRSDCGKGFIQLSHLLIHQRVHTGERPFTCSECGKRFAVSFSLLIHQRVHTGERPFSCSECGKRFTASSSLLIHQGVHTGERPFTCSECGKRFTASSHLLKHQRLHTGERPFKCSECGKGFTRSSHLLTHQRVHTGERPFTCSECGKGFSLSGNLLRHQRVHK, encoded by the exons atggagaaaccgtgggaatgtggagactgtgagaagggattcagttccccgtctgatctagaaattcattgtcacagtcacaccgacgagaggccgttcacctgctctgtgtgtgggcaggggttcactcagtcatccaacctgctgaaactccagcgagttcacactggggaa aaacggtacacgtgctctgtgtgtggacaaggcttcagccgatcgtccaacctggagagacacaagtgcagtcacactggggagaaactgtgtaaatatggggattgtgggaaacgtttcaactacccgtcccagctggaaacacatcggcaagttcacactggggagagaccgttcacctgctccgactgttggAAGGGAAtcattcagtcatccgacctgctgatacaccagcgagttcacgctggggagagaccgttcacctgctccaagtgtgggaagggattcacttggtcatccgacctgctgatacaccagcgagttcacactggggagagatcgttcacctgctccaagtgtgggaagagatttgctacatcatcccacctgctgatacaccagcgagttcacactggggagagaccgttcacctgctccaagtgtgggaagagatttgctacatcatcccacctgctgatacaccagcgagttcacactggggagagaccgttcacccgctccgactgtgggaagggattcattcagttatcccacctactgatacaccagcgagttcacactggggagaggccgttcacctgctccgagtgtgggaagagattcgctgtatcattcagcctgctgatacaccagcgagttcacactggggagaggccattctcctgctccgagtgtgggaagagattcactgcatcatccagcctgctgatacaccagggagttcacactggggagaggccgttcacctgctccgagtgtgggaagagattcactgcatcatcccacctgttgaaacaccagcgacttcacactggggagagaccttttaaatgttctgagtgtgggaagggattcactcggtcatcccacctgctgacacaccagcgagttcacactggggagaggccgttcacctgctctgagtgtgggaagggattctctctgtctggcaacctgctgagacaccagcgagttcacaagtga